The Watersipora subatra chromosome 7, tzWatSuba1.1, whole genome shotgun sequence genomic interval AGTATCTGACGAGGGAGATGCAGCAGCTTCAAATTCTATGCATACTAACTGTGAAGGTAGGCTATTTATCTTAAATTTTTCAGTACATTAATGAACAAATATTTAGAGCTCAAACATTGTCTGCTTACATTGCTTTTACCATGTTTATGCActtgaatgttttattttgacaCAAGGATTGGCCTGACAACTTGTTTCACTATAATAGTCTGGGCTAAGAGTGGTGCAACAATAGCATAAGTCTAGATATGTAACCATGTTGAACATTTCTATTGCAGAGGAATGGCTTGATGGGAGTGCGATGCAGTCTGTTGCGGAGTTAGAGGACGTTGAATATGTTATAATAggcatttttttcaatttccttTTACACCGTCGTAAAGAAAATGATAACTGCAGCACAATAACaagtagaaatatatttttaaataaaagagagcttaaaaaattaaaagtacagTATGTGAATAGTAGTTGAATTTCAACAGCAATTATTAGGACTGCTGTTTAATCATTGTTGAACAAGGGCAGTGTATAGGCCTAGTTAAACATTGTATTGTGCTGGCTAGAGCAAAGTTGGCTTACAATTGTAAGCATACTACACTAGAAGTTGTAGGGCAACCTTGCATCTCTTACAAAAGAAATCATTTGTTGCTTTAATAACTTACGGAATTTACCCAAGAATGGCGCCATGCATTTAAAAGCCTTTCTCAAAATATGGTTCTTGATTTTGTGCAGTTTATGTTTTTACAAATGTTGAACATCAGTTTGTTTAACTCcttcatttgcaatattttaGTACCAGAAGTTGAGAAAGGTGATTATTATTACGCTAATGACACGACTACACTTATTGATGGATCACTAAGAGGAAAAGTTCCAATTGTTGTGGATGAAAGCGTGATTCTATTTAGATTGATGTACCTTTTCACTCACATTTTCTATTTCATTGCCTGAAAATAAGCAATAGATTTTTATGTCTACCATTTTCCCAgaagaatatttttatatttttattttttgtctaatcattttttttcagttttgttttcatatgtgtttaaaacatattttcttttaaaccatGTCATTAATTTACCTTGAAGTAGTTAATTTTTGATTAACTGCTGTCCCACAAATGTTACctgattttttatttaaattttttccaAACTTGATTTTCACTTCATATTACAATTCTAAGCatcaataaaatgtttcacTGTTTTGTGTATTTAACAATTCTCCTTGATTACTAATTAACTATTAACTAttgaacaaaatatatatataagtacctTTTAGGGAGATAAATAGCTAAAGTTAGGGTGTAAAAGTAACTACCAAAATATCAACCAGACTTTGTAATTAGATTATATGGTGCAATCATTAGAATTGGTTTAAAAAAGATGTTTAAcagtttttgttattatataaagCTTATTTAGCTTATTGGGCTTTTCCTCAAAAATATGAGATTCATAAATAAATCACAATTAGCTAGCTTTAAACAGGGTATTGTTCCATGAGTTATACTAATGtttaacaattatttcaaaatacTAATAAGCAAATGTCTAAGTTTGTCCAGCAAGTTAAATGAAAACTTATTTACGAGgcaaaattttatcatttgaaaAGGAACTTGCACTAAGTTTTTGTAGATTTCatcacaaataatttattattttagttactatatttatttgcatttgttttttatgCTTGAGACGATCTGACTACCGGTATGTTTTAAAACTGGCTTTCATATCATCTTGGTTTGGGCAAACAAAACTGCATTGCTATTAGAATACTAAAAAaaactagtcgatattattgctataattgatattggctattaagcatcctggcagtccggtcacctcaaatataaaaaaacatatgCGAATTCAagaaaagtatcgatattttataataaaatctggtaaaatgttgtgcaagttaATCTCAAGTTTATTTTCTTGATTTAATTTCCGTTAATATAATATGAGCAATTagcagtaactatagttattgaaggttatattacatattttattcaagtaaaagaatttttttgataaaatttgatttttgaattttaagattttcaaaattaaaatatttaattgtggCTAGTGATTTTCTCTTACTCTTATTGCTACATGaaataatttgatttttattgactTCACCTTTAGCCGATTTTTCTTTATTTGTGTGTAAACTTGTATGACAACACTCACGAGCCAACTGAGCTACACATCTATGTATAAAAAGAATGTTGAAAGTTTTATGTTCCAGAAAATACAACTCAACTGCTACAACTCCACTATCCGATGTAAAAAATCAGATAAGCCATTCCATGATGGATGTGAGTTTGAAGACCTCGATGCTGGGACTAACTATAAATTTTATGTCAAGATTGAGAACAACAAAGGTCAAACCACAAATCAGACAATACACGTTACAACGCTGCCACTTGGTAAGTAaccaaaacatgaaaaacagaGTTGCTGACTGAATGAGTTTAAGTGCAAATAGATAAAATGGACTAATGAAAATGTCAGATTTATCAAGAAACATGGGCTTTTCGAAATTAGCATGATATTACTGGCTCCTTCCGCAGGTCAGATTAAATGAATTTGATTGTTgtagtttatttttgttaattgtttaaaaactaactttttgctaccattaccaatttttaatttgtaactttcaaagATGCCATTTCCATTTCAAATGTAAAAGTACAGTTCTATTCCCAGTTTTTGTAAAACTCGATTGTTAATTTGGTGAAAGCTATTACTTTTTACGCAAAcagttgtattatcttgagtaggaacagcgtttacattctctctctgcTCGGGCAGACAAAGTATTAGACAAAGCCAGTCCGATAtctcttttttatatttgtaccagtatcgagaatttttttactttgttattattgtaacaTTACCAAATCATTGTATATGGTAATCCAGGCAAAACTGATTTAGTTTAGCTACTACTTGGTAattgtttcacttttacatttaaacacttttatactTGGTTTCTCAAttcatttgacctgcacaaaaaacTGTTCTTTTCGtatgaattttgaaagttacagtagtaactgttgttatatgttgaataaaaataaatcttttgtgcaaagacttttattactcaggcaacgCCGAACATTTAACCAGTATTTTTGTAAAGATGATAACTTTTATGGTCCTTGCCATATTTGCACTAGCTGCAATAAGTAAGTCTCCTTCAACAGCACTTTGGGACTTCTTACACATAAAAGGTACAGGATTAGGTGCCCATAATGCAAATGGGCTCAACTTCAAGACAGATATATAGTTATCTGTTGGGGGTAGGTAAATTACATAGTAATGATATTGGGTAAGGTCTGTTAATACTAGATAAATGCAAGCACTTTATTAGTTTATTTcataattattacatatattgtTTCTGTCAATTATTACTTTGTTTGATCTTTTAGCCCTTACAGATGGACCTGAGGTCACTATAAACTCCTCCTCAACATGTCCTTATCTTCATATCAACAAACCAAATCATTCTAATGGGGTTATCACTGAATATCAAGTACACTGCCTTCCATGctttatgaagtttaatttgtataatttaatAGGTTTAACTTATGTGAAAGGTTTATAATTTAAACTTAGTAGCAAAAACTCATAATTGCTTAGCAATCAATATGTGATTTTTTCAATGAGCTAAAACTTGCCATATTGTGAGACAAATTTGGATATTTTTGTTTAGCAACTTTGGTGAGTTTTCACTGCTTTTTTAGTTAAATTCAAAAACCGCTGTAAtattaaccttttttattaaGGTAGAGCTGCAGTGTTTCGCATTCAGTTTAACTCTGACACTTTGTTTCAGCCAATGAAATTTGGTTGATAAAAAACTGATTGATAGATCAACAGCTTCCAACGCATTACTACCTTTGCCTTTACTAAATCTTGTTAGAAAAACCAATCAACAGTGAAACTTTAATATTTTGGTAATTAATATTGATTAGTCACCATTTTGATGAAGCACAGTTTTTAGAACTATTaaaagaattgattgttatttttgcaacatttttcatGCTCAGTCGTTTTTGACATACTTGTTTTACTGGTCTACTAAGTAAAATCCCGGCATTGCcttagtaataaaaaagtatttttgaagaaaacttatttttgtttaccatatacaatatttatcattttcactataaaaagtcatatcatgaaaaagggCTTTTGAGCAGTTTGAACAATATGAAAAACCCAATGAGTTTATAGAGGTTTGTGCATAAAAAACGTTACTGTTGCAGAAGAAGCTcattttattcaaagtttttatgggCGATACTTGTACTTCCCTGGTGTCTTTCCTGGATACTCTGGCCAAGAGAATAGAATGTACAGACCATTTGTACTCtggataatacaattgtctatgTGAACAGTATCTAGTTTTTACAGATTCGTCAAAACCTGAAATAtgagtgtaacggcacatttaaattgaaacatcacattggaaaattaaaaattaaaaaataggtagtggtaaaaataaaatagacaacAAAAGggtaatattattttaaataaaaactgatCATTTGCTGTGCGCTATTAAAAAAGAGCAAATTGTAAAAAGTAAAAGCTTTGGGAGCGATAAGAACGGCTTAGCCTTAAGGGTGTGGGAGCCTTAAGGGTGTGGGAGCCTTAAGGGTGTGGGAGCCTTAAGGGTGTGGGAGCCTTAAGGGTGTGGGAGCCTTAAGGGTGTGGGAGCCTTAAGGGTGTGGGAGCCTTAAGGGTGTGGGAGCCTTAAGGGTGTGGGAGCCTTAAGGGTGTGAGAGCTTTAAGGGTGTGGGAGCTTGTTAGTAGACCTAATGATTTAAATGTTGTGAGATCAAATCCAATACGGAAGTGATATTTTGTTGCTAGTACTTTAATGCTATAACTAGACGGACAAAAGACAGACAACAGACAAACagtgaaatttatttatatttttatatatatacatatatatatatatatatatgtttatatgtacaaGAAGCCGCTAGGTTTTTTCTCACTTTCTGTAGAAATTTTCATACTGATACATAGAAAAGGCATTCCTGGACCTACTGTCACAATTTCTCAGATCAGCTTGGTTTCGCCTACATGTATACTATTGGTTTTTTGACTAAATACATTTTGATAGCTAGTGAAAAGTGTTACAaatatattgaattaataaGCAGTGGGGCTTTCTTTTTTTAGCTCAACAGACTTTTTGTGTGGTGACTAAATACACTTTCATAATAGTAACTATTTAATTATGAATAGCTTTTTATTGACTGTTTTACTTTCAGTTGTCTTTTAAGTATGGCTCAAGGCTTATGTGGCATACCAGTATAGTATGAAACTTCCCAAATAAATTTATGTTGGTAAAAACTGGCAAGCCTGTTATCTTTACAGCATTGCTCTAGTCATCTATGTCAATGTACACTGTGGTTGTCAATGACTGACTCGTTCCTGGCTTGCACTATGAAGGGTGATTTCACCGTACATACCCGATGACCAGCTTCTACTAGCGTGTCTCTAGCTAACCAATGGTGATCATGGCCTATAATTACAGCATAGGAAGCTGATGCTGACCGTTTATATTGATAAACgttcattatacatgtatttatgtgtTCAATGTATTCTGGCCTGTTTGTATGGGTAACACTGTATTGTAGCCCAATATAATTATGAGTAAAACTGGGTATTTTGGCTTGTAGTTTTCACTGCTAATCATGCTGCTAGTCACACTGCTAGTCATACTGCTAGTCATGCTGCTAGTCATGCTGCTAGTCATGCTGCTAGTCACACTGCTAGTCATACTGCTAGTCATGCCACTAGTCATACTGCTATTAATGCTGCTAGTCATACTGCTAGTCATGCTGCTAGTCATGCTGCTAGTCATGTTGCTAGTCATGCTGCTAGTCATGCTGCTAGTCATGCCGCTAGTCACACTGCTAGGCATAATGCTAGTCATACTGCTAGTCATAATGTTAGTCATACTGCTAGTCATACTGCCAGTCATGCTGCTAGTCATACTGCTAGTCATGCTGCTAGTCGTACTGCTAGTCATACTGCTAGTCATGCTGCTAGTCATGCTGCTAGTCATACTGCTAGTCATGCTGCTATTCATGCTGCTAGTCATTCTCTTAGTCATACTGCTAGTCATGCTGCTAGTCATGCTGCTATTCATGCTGCTATTCATGCTGCTAGTCATACTGCTAGTCATGCTGCTATTCATGCTGCTAGTCATACCGCTAGTCATTCTCCTATTCATACTGCTAGTCATACTGCTAGTCATGCTGCTAGTCATGCTGCTATTCATGCTGCTCGTCATACTGCTAGTCATTTTCCTAGTCATACTGCTAGTCATACTGCTATTCACGCTGCTAGTCATACTGCTAGTCATTAAGCTAGTCATGCTGCTAGTCATGCTGCTAGTCCTACTGCTAGTCATACTGCTTGTCATACTGCTAGTCATACTGCTAGTCATACTGCTAGTCATACTGCTAGGCATACTGCTAGTCCTACTGCTAGTCATACTGCTTGTCATACTGCTAGTCATACTGCTAGTCATGCTGCTAGTCATACTGCTAGTCATACTGCTAGTCATGCTGCTAGTCATACTGCTAGTCATACTGCTAGGCATACTGCTAGTCCTACTGCTAGTCATACTGCTTGTCTTACTGCTAGTCATACTGCTAGTCATGCTCGCACTggtattaaagatgaacttacacaaaatcttattagaaagtatcaatatttacTAGCTTTCTAATAGCTTTCATCAGAAAGTGTCAGCACTTTTCtttcatttgcaattatttttgatgtttgagtcaAGGAAAGGTTTTGCGGTTCCTACTGGCGGTTGGACTTTTTCCTGGTGGTCTGATTTCTAGGATGTTCAAgattgaaatgaaaaaaaacttgatcgTAGTCTAAACACTAAAAAAGATGTGCctaaatgacatcactagttgctattctctattgtgttcaagttgaagcattttgCGTCTCTGGTCTGTTAGTCTCTCTGCAACTCTAAACATCATAaccacactttcgcttgatcagAGCATTTTAAcctcaatcaagttttgttgatttccctcttgaaacatcctgacattcagataacctcaaacatcaaaagcaatcacaaatattacaaaagtgctgatactttctgataaaatctaatataattttgtgtaagctcatTTTTAACACAGTCGTTCATCTTTAAAGACAGTTTACACTCAGTTTACACTCAGTTTACACTCAGTTTACACTCAGTATACACTCAGTTTACACTCAGTATACACTCAGTATACACTCAGTTTACACACAGTTTACACTCAGTATACACTCAGTATACACTCAGTTTACACACAGTTTACACTCAGTTTACACACAGTTTACACACAGTTTACACTCAGTATACACTCAGTATACACTCAGTTTACACACAGTTTACACTCAGTTTACACACAGTTTACATTCAGTTTACACTCAGTTTACACACAGTTTACACTCAGTTTACACACAGTTTACACTCAGTTTACACACAGTTTACACACAGTTTACATTCAGTTTACACTCAGTTTACACTCAGTTTACACACAGTTTACACTCAGTTTACACACAGTTTACACTCAGTTTACACACAGTTTACACTCAGTCTACACTCAGTTTACACTCAGTTTACACACAGTTTAAACTCAGTTTACACTCAGTTTACACACAGTTTACACACAGCTTACACTtagtttattttcagtttaCACTCAGTTTACACTCAACAATCGCACTCAATACTTATTAATGTAATCAAATTTTTCTGTCCCCTTGACTATCGCAAATCATGACAGCGTATTAGAGACTTCAACAGGTGAACAGTCTAAAGGTGGAAAATTCTTCTGTACATTAACTATTCTTGCTCATATAAGGCCTAAAAAGAAAATTCAGCATTGCCAAGTCTCATAGCTGACTATATTGAACTAATACTGCCTATTGAAAGCTCTGTCATATTTGATGTCTATGGCTCTATGCATTAAACATAAGTTTTGGTTAAAACATTGAGACAATGTTTGATTAATTGTGAGATTACTGTGTGCATTTACAGTAATATGCATTTACAGCATATTACTGTAAATGCTGAATTTTGTAAGTAGTCGCTGCTGAATAGCATTTTGGttgcttactaaacacaataataatagtaataatcctagtctttactataataagaaccgtgttTATTTATCTGTCTATAGCCGCAGTTGGCGGTTGGGAAAAAAATGTTGCACCCTGCAAGGTTCGAACTGAAGACTTTTAGTGCTGTAGACCAAAACCCTGAGGACTGCGACACTcaaccattctaactttaactggtatagtaaatattagagttgccccgattttggtatcggaatcggtatcggtgccgatatgagtgtcgagtatctgaatcggtatcggccgatcttttcttaaaaaatctgaaccttccgatactttttacagatcaaccatttagcagaaaactgtattttagcctgctatactaataaaaaatcatcagctgtaagctgcttacttttacttaatgaatttcaggcctgccacacaatttatttcatgtctatagcctgatcaacacagcgaaggaaactttttagccagaacgtaaacaaaaagtgtggtatttcccaattacagcgataggttttattgcaagcaatcacgaacaagataacaaaaatgggaaacaagaacacagtgtaatatttctatttactagcattacgaaagtaatttaaacattcgacgcataaagttatctatcactctcttgatcctgacgatacaatggatcgtttgtattgtacaaaaaacggtaacccccgtggcgtatcggtatgtagcctgtcctccaacatctgttgcaagggaatcccccttcaggacgcttggctacattgataatgatggaagaaaagagacgtcttactgagataattgaatcactaacggtttttaaaagaaacattgatttgctctaaacttgtacaggcacagcagttcatctaacaatagaagagggacttcgttatcacagatagaactgtaccactaacagtaattacctttatttacaaattacaagaaacatggactgttttgttactacatgcacggtatgtcagtatgtgaatatgtatatatttttttccataaatgcaaacaaataaatacaataatattcatgttttctttgcattatgtttgtatttgcataataaaatgagctactatctatgcaacacaaaagatctgaatcggtatctgaatcggattatttttcaattaggattggtatatcggatcggtatctgaatcggctggtgaatttagaatcggggcatctctagtaaATATGTGGACAATTACCCCATAGTATGGCAAATAGCTCGTGTGGTGCAGTGAATAGCATGCCTGGTTGCAGAACCAGGTTCACCAGTTCAATTCCAGTGAGAAGCAGTTGTTTCATTCGTAAAACCTCATggctataaataaacatttgaaAGACAGACACTTACAGATATAGATATCTACATGCTGCCCTTATAAATGCTGTTTACGCTCGCTGGATAATTTTTGTGGAGATCACAATTAaccaataaataaatacaataaacaaaacaataaatattttactttcattttACTAACAACTGATTCTAATAAGCAGTGTTGATACAATATTTCAGCATAAATTTTTGAAGgcaaatacaaaaatacaaaatttcaaataatatttcaaaactGTTCTTGAAAAATAATAACCAGTAATTCTACAATCAAATTCATATTAAGGGTAGAAATAAGCAGTGCAGTTTTATTAAGTTCTGTTTGTATCTTTgtactcaaacaaaacatcatagAGGGCAAAAGGTCATTATTGGAAAAATTTAACATCTGCTGCTCAGTTCAGTCATGGTTAGTGCCCCTCTAATATAAAGGACATCTATAAGCTGCTCGTCTCTCTGGCAATGAGACTTGTTATTCACTTGGTAGCAATAGCACACGGTTCCAGCATGGTACTAGTGGCAGTACATACAGTAGTAGGCCTACTGCTAGCGTTAGGACATGATGGCGAAGCTATGATTAGGCCTTATTTTATCATCTATTCCTTTGTCATAGGTGATCTAAGTC includes:
- the LOC137400396 gene encoding uncharacterized protein yields the protein MTSSMTSSKTSSMTSSRTSSMPSSMTSSMTSSMTSSMTSSMTSSMTSSMTSSMTSSMTSSRTSSMPSSMTSSMTSSMTSSMTSSMTSSRTSSMTSSMTSLMTSSMTSSVNSSMTSSMTRKMTSSMTSSMNSSMTSSMTSSMTSSMNRRMTSGMTSSMNSSMTSSMTSSMNSSMNSSMTSSMTSSMTKRMTSSMNSSMTSSMTSSMTSSMTSSMTSSTTSSMTSSMTSSMTGSMTSSMTNIMTSSMTSIMPSSVTSGMTSSMTSSMTSNMTSSMTSSMTSSMTSSINSSMTSGMTSSMTSSVTSSMTSSMTSSMTSSMTSSVTSSMISSENYKPKYPVLLIIILGYNTVLPIQTGQNTLNT